Below is a window of Halobaculum lipolyticum DNA.
GTGAGGTACTCCAGCCCGACCTCCTCCATGAAGCCGAGGCGCGCGCGGATCTCCTTGAGGATCTCCGTGGCGATGGTGCGCTCGCGCTCGGTGAGCGTCTCTTCCATCCCCTCGAAGTGAGCGAGCGCGTCGCCGATGGACAGCCGATTCACCTCGGTGATCGCGGTGCCGTCGACGTACACCGACCGGCTCTGGGGCTTCAGCCGCGTCCCCTCGCAGTCGGGACAGGTGGTGACGGCCATGAACTCCTCGATGTGCTCGCGCGTGCGGTCGGAGTCCGTCTCGACGTGGCGGCGTTCGAGGTTCGGGATGACGCCCTCGAACTTCTGGGTCTTGCGGCGGACGCCGTTGCGCGTCTGCTGCTCGAAGTTTACCACGTCGTCGGTGCCGTAAAGGAACTGGCGCTGCTCCGAGTCGGACAGTTCCTCGAACGGCGTCTCCACGTCGACGCCGAAGTGCTCGGCGACGTTGTCGAGGCGCGTGCGGTAGTACGATCGGTTGTAGCTCCACGGCTCGAACACGTGCTTGATCGGCTGCGAGGGGTCCGTGACGACGAGGTCCTCGTCGACCTCCTTCGTCGAGCCGATCCCCTCACACTCGGGGCAGGCGCCGTGGGGGGAGTTGAACGAGAACGACCGCGTCTCGATCTCCGAGAAGTCGATGCCGCAGTGGTTGCACGCCAGGTCCTCGGAGAACTCCACGACGAGGCGGTCGTCGCCATCGCCGGCGAGGTCACCAGTCGACCGCGAGCGGTTGCCGCCCAGATCCGTGTCCTCGGGCGGGTCCGGGAGGATCACCTTCAGGACGCCCTCGGCCTCCTCCAGCGCCGTCTCGACGGAGTCGGTGATGCGCGAGCGATCCTCCTCTCGGATCTTCACCCTGTCGACGATCACGTCGACCGTGTGGTCGTAGTTCTCGTCCAGTTCGGGGCGGTCCAGCGATAGGTCGTACTGCTCGCCGTCGACCTCGACGCGGGAGTAGCCGTCGGCGACGAGGTCGTCGAACAGGTCCTCGAAGGCGCCCTTCTGGTCGCGGACGACCGGCGCGGCGATCATCGCGCGCGTCCCCTCGGGCAACTCGAACACGCGACGGACCATCTGCTGGGCGGACTGCTCGCCGACCTCGCGGCCGCACTCCGGGCAGTGCGGGTGGCCGACGCGGGCGTACAGCAGACGCAGGTAGTCGTGTAGTTCCGTGACGGTCCCCACCGTCGAGCGCGGGTTGTTCGCGGCGTTCTTCTGGTCGATGGAGATGGCCGGTGAGAGCCCCTCTACGCTCTCGACTTGCGGCTTGTCCATCTGCCCGAGGAAGTTGCGGGCGTACGCGGACAGCGACTCGATGTAGCGGCGCTGGCCCTCGGCGTACACGGTGTCGAACGCCAGCGACGACTTCCCCGACCCGGAGAGGCCGGTGACGACGTTGAATTTCTCGCGCGGGATCTCCACGTCGAGGTCCTTGAGGTTGTTCTCCTCGGCGCCGCGGACCTCGATGAACTCCTTGGGCACTACGCGTCACCCCGTTCGGGGGCGACTACTCGGTGACGCACGGCTCCTCCACTCATTACGAGCGACCTGGGTTCGGAGCCACTTAACGGGCGCGTCATCGGACCCACACGTCGCTGCGAGGGTTCACGTACGGGGACGGGACCAGCGGGCACGTCCCCCCGAACGGGGTCGCCGGGGTCCGAGGCGGGTGCGCGGTCCACCCCCGGCGAACACGCGACGCGAGGACCGCCTGTCAGCCGACGACGCCACGGACGAGCCCGCCGACCGCGCCGCCCAGCACCGCGGCCGCCACGGCGACGCCGAGCGGCTGCGTCATCTCCAGCGCGACCGGGAGTGCGTCCGGCCCCGCCAGCAGGAGGCCGACCGCCGCGACGAGGAGCGCGAGGACGCCGAAGGCGACGCCGGCGGCGACCCCGCGCGGCGCCGTCCGCTGTGGGAGCGCGACGAGCGCCGCGCCCGCGACGAGCCCGAGCCAGTGGAGCGAGGCGATCCCGAGCCCGGCGACCGCCGCGAGCGCCGTCGCGCTCCACCGCGTGACCCGGTCGGAGCGGGTCACTCCTCCTCACCTCCGACGAATCGCACGGCGAGGTCGCCCCGCATCGCCCGATCCATCGGCTTGAACTCGCCGTTCGCCCACGCGGCCAACTGGTCGTCGTACGACTCGGCGTACGGATTCCCGTCGTTGCCGCCCGGGAGGATGCAGCGGGAGGGCGTGTCGTTCTGCGGGCACACCTGTCGCCAGCTACTCCCCGCGCCAGCCTCGACGCGGAAGTTGAACAGCGTCGCCGCCGAGCCGTCGGTCGGGTAGCGCGGGTAGTTGAGGAACGACTGGTCGAACGGGTGGTCGATCCGTGTGCGGTTGTAGTCGCGGTACAGCTCCCAACCTTCGGCGTCGATCCGCTCGCGGGCTTTCTCGAAGGCGTCCGCCGCGGCGACCGCGCGGCCGCCGTCGAACCACTCGTCGCCGAGCGTCGCCAACACCCACTGGGTCGGCGCGTAGTCGGCGGGGTCGCGTCGCCCGTCGAGGTCGCCGAGCGCGTCGGCGACGAACCGCCCCTCGTAGGCGTCGAGGAAGTGGACGAACAGCAGCGGCGCGCGCTCGGATCCGACCGCCTCGCCGTCCCACTCGAGCACGGCGTCGAGGTCGTCGCGGGCGGCGCCGGAGAGTTCGCTCCGGGCGTCCGCCAAGACGGGACGGAAGCGGTCGAGCCGGCCGTCGTGGACGTCGCGCTGGAGGTCCCGGAGGTCCGCAGCCGTCACCTCGCCCCGGTCGACGAGCGCGTCGAGCCGCTCCCACAGCCGGATGCCGCGGAACGGCTCGCTGTAGTCCTCCGCCAGATAGTACGGGTAGTCGACGTCGTCGACGACGCGCTGGTTCGCGGTGCCGACGTACGGCGGGTCGTCCACGTGCGGCATCTCCTCGTACGGGATGAACCCGTCCCACGACGACTCGCCGTACGGCGTGTACCCCGCCCACTCGCCCTCGCGGGCGGAGCCGTCGAAGACGCGCGTCCCCGGAACCATCTCGCCGTCCGTCCGTCGGATCGGCACCTTCCCCGTGACGCGGTAGCGGACGGAGCCGTCGCGCCCGGCGTACACGAAACACTGGGTCGGCTCGTCGAACCGCCGCAGTGCCTCGTCGACGTCCTCGACGCCGCGCGAGCGGTTCAGATCGAGGATGGCGTTCGTCGTCCGCGTCGCCGAGAGCCCGGTCCACGCGACGCCGAGTTCGGTGCGGAACTCGTCGCCGCCCGCCCCCGCATCCAACACGGCGCCGTGGGCGGACTTCTTCACCGTCACCTCCTCGTCGGGGGCGTCGGCGACCTCGATGGTCCGGGTCTCGACGTCGAACGATCGCCAGCGGTCGCCGTAGCGGTACTCCGTCCCGTCGGCGCGCTTCTCGTACTCGTAGCAGTCGATCACGTCACAGCCGGCGTTGGTGAACCCCCACGCGCCGCGGTCGTTCTCGCCGATGACGACGAACGGGACGCCCGGGAAGGTGACGCCCCGGACCTCGTACTCCGGGTGGCGGAGCACCTGCTCGTACCACACCGGCGGCGCCATGAGCGTCAGGTGCGGGTCGTTCGCCACGATCGGGTCGCCGCTGGCGGTGTGTTCACCGGACACCGCCCACGAGTTCGACCCGGCCCACGCGGGCGGCTCGACGCCCGAGAGCCAGCGGTCGAGTTCGGGGTCGGTGCCCACCGCGGCGCGGCTGCTCTCGTCGGTACCGGCTTCGGGGGGCCGGACCGCGCCCCCCGACGGGACCGGCCAGTCGGCCGTCGCACCCTCGTGGCCGAGGATCGCGGCGTCGTGATCCAAGCGGTCCGGGAGGAGGGTGGCCGCCGCGTCGTCGCCGAGTTCCGCGCGCAGCGTCTCCGTCCGGAGGGTCCGGAAGCTCCCGGTCAGTCCCCACGCGATCAGCTTCTCCGCGAGCATCACGTCCGCCGGAGTCCACGGCGCGGGGTCGTAGTCGAGCAGTTCGAACTCGACGGGCGTCGGCAGGTCGTCGCGGGCGCGGTTCACCCCGTCGCAGTACGCCTCCACGAGCGGCCCGGCGTCGGTGTCGCGGACGCGGTCCCACGTCGCGTCGGCGGCCGCGGCGAAGTCCATGCCGACGTGGAAGCGATCGGAGTCGAGCGTCGCCTCGCCGACGACGGCGGAGAGCTGCCCGCGCAGCTGGCGGCGCTGGAGGTCCATCTGGAACAGCCGGTCGGCGCCCTGTGCGTAGCCGGCGGCGAACGACAGCGCCGCCTCGCCGTCCGCCTCGATCCGGGGGACGCCCGCGTCGTCGTACCGCAGCGTCGCCTCGCCGTGGTCGCCGGCGACCCGCACGGGCGGGTCGTCGGCCGCCGCGTCCCACGCCCCGCCCGACAGCGGGGCGAACGCCGAGAGATAGCCCCGCACCGGCCCGAGGAACCCGCCGGCGACCGCGCCCCCGCCGACGGCCGCCAACAACGCTCGCCGAGTGAGATCGCCTGAACGTTCGGTCACAGCCGACGAGCGCCCGGACGTGTCATAAGTCCTCAGTTGTAGCCCGCGGAAGATTCATTACCATGGGTGCAGTTGACACGGGTGTCAATGCCAGACACGAAGCGCGGACGTGAACGTCAGGGTCGGAAGAAGCGCGAGCAGTTGGAGACGCAGCTCGCAGAACGGGAGATCGAGACGCTCGACGACGACTCCCTCCCGGAGTACCCGCCCGACGACACGGGATCGGACCTGTTGTCCGCGCCGCCGCAGGACGCCGAGTAGTCCCCGGCGCGAAGAGCCGTCTTTTTGCACGACGCCGGCCAAGTCGGCGACGATGACCGAACGAGCGACGTACGCGACCGTCTACGTCGGCGCACAGCTCGCGCCCGACGAGTCCGCGCTGGATCTGGAGTGGGCCGACGACGCGGGCGACCGCACCGACGACCACGAGTTCGAGGTGTCGACCGACGACGCCCGCGAGCCGTATCTGGAGATCCAGGCGTTCGACGTCGCCGAGTACGGCCACGAGGTGCTCGTCAACGGCGAGCCGCTCACCGGCTTCGACGTCCCGCCCAACGACGGCTGGCAGCTGTGGACCGACACCGTGTCGGGCGTCGACCTCCGACCGGGCACGAACACGCTCGCGGTCGCGCGCGACATCGACACCGACGACGCGTTCGCCGTCGGCACCGTCCGGGTCCACTGGAAGGAACCCGTCGACGGCTTCCGCGCGAAGGACCCCGTCGACGAATAACGTATATAAATACCCGATTCTGTCGTTCTCGTTCGGACGCTTCTTTCGTGCAGTTTGTCACCGTTTGACATCCCCTGTCGCACTCACGTACTGCGGTTCTCGTCTCGGACGGGGTCTCGACCCGCTGGGACCGCAACCCTACCGAACCCGAGGTTTTATGTAGAATCACAACCTCATTCCCACCCGTACATGAGCCAGCGACGAATGCAGGGCCAGCCCATGATCATCATGGGTGAGGACTCCCAGCGAGTGAAGGACAAGGACGCGCAGGAATACAACATCTCCGCGGCGCGTGCCGTGGCCGAGGCCGTGCGCTCGACGCTCGGTCCGAAAGGGATGGACAAGATGCTCGTCGACTCGATGGGCGACGTCACGATCACGAACGACGGCGTCA
It encodes the following:
- the uvrA gene encoding excinuclease ABC subunit UvrA; protein product: MPKEFIEVRGAEENNLKDLDVEIPREKFNVVTGLSGSGKSSLAFDTVYAEGQRRYIESLSAYARNFLGQMDKPQVESVEGLSPAISIDQKNAANNPRSTVGTVTELHDYLRLLYARVGHPHCPECGREVGEQSAQQMVRRVFELPEGTRAMIAAPVVRDQKGAFEDLFDDLVADGYSRVEVDGEQYDLSLDRPELDENYDHTVDVIVDRVKIREEDRSRITDSVETALEEAEGVLKVILPDPPEDTDLGGNRSRSTGDLAGDGDDRLVVEFSEDLACNHCGIDFSEIETRSFSFNSPHGACPECEGIGSTKEVDEDLVVTDPSQPIKHVFEPWSYNRSYYRTRLDNVAEHFGVDVETPFEELSDSEQRQFLYGTDDVVNFEQQTRNGVRRKTQKFEGVIPNLERRHVETDSDRTREHIEEFMAVTTCPDCEGTRLKPQSRSVYVDGTAITEVNRLSIGDALAHFEGMEETLTERERTIATEILKEIRARLGFMEEVGLEYLTLDREASTLSGGESQRIRLATQVGSGLVGVLYVLDEPSIGLHQRDNDRLLDTLEGLRDLGNTLIVVEHDEATMRRADNVIDIGPGPGKRGGEIVAQGDFDDIVNTEASVTGDFLAGREVVEVPETRRDSDAALTIEGARQHNLRDVDVDVPIGQFTAITGVSGSGKSTLMHDVLYKGLAREMNDNTEVDPGDHDRITGMDNIEGVRLIDQSPIGRTPRSNPATYTDVFDYIRELFAETKLANQRGYDKGRFSFNVKGGRCEECGGQGTVKIEMNFLSDVHVPCEECGGARYNDETLDVTYKGATIADVLDMSVDEAYDFFESHSGLERRLGLLKDVGLGYMQLGQPSTTLSGGEAQRVKLAEELGKKDAGDTLYLLDEPTTGLHKADERKLIDVLHRLTDKGNTVVVIEHELDLVKNADHVLDLGPEGGEGGGRVVAEGTPEEVARVEGSHTGRYLRDYLPAVDAEGPRSDRRMPALAAEESEDGDDGEGGEPVEAPATDD
- a CDS encoding penicillin acylase family protein gives rise to the protein MTERSGDLTRRALLAAVGGGAVAGGFLGPVRGYLSAFAPLSGGAWDAAADDPPVRVAGDHGEATLRYDDAGVPRIEADGEAALSFAAGYAQGADRLFQMDLQRRQLRGQLSAVVGEATLDSDRFHVGMDFAAAADATWDRVRDTDAGPLVEAYCDGVNRARDDLPTPVEFELLDYDPAPWTPADVMLAEKLIAWGLTGSFRTLRTETLRAELGDDAAATLLPDRLDHDAAILGHEGATADWPVPSGGAVRPPEAGTDESSRAAVGTDPELDRWLSGVEPPAWAGSNSWAVSGEHTASGDPIVANDPHLTLMAPPVWYEQVLRHPEYEVRGVTFPGVPFVVIGENDRGAWGFTNAGCDVIDCYEYEKRADGTEYRYGDRWRSFDVETRTIEVADAPDEEVTVKKSAHGAVLDAGAGGDEFRTELGVAWTGLSATRTTNAILDLNRSRGVEDVDEALRRFDEPTQCFVYAGRDGSVRYRVTGKVPIRRTDGEMVPGTRVFDGSAREGEWAGYTPYGESSWDGFIPYEEMPHVDDPPYVGTANQRVVDDVDYPYYLAEDYSEPFRGIRLWERLDALVDRGEVTAADLRDLQRDVHDGRLDRFRPVLADARSELSGAARDDLDAVLEWDGEAVGSERAPLLFVHFLDAYEGRFVADALGDLDGRRDPADYAPTQWVLATLGDEWFDGGRAVAAADAFEKARERIDAEGWELYRDYNRTRIDHPFDQSFLNYPRYPTDGSAATLFNFRVEAGAGSSWRQVCPQNDTPSRCILPGGNDGNPYAESYDDQLAAWANGEFKPMDRAMRGDLAVRFVGGEEE
- a CDS encoding DUF7383 domain-containing protein, with translation MTERATYATVYVGAQLAPDESALDLEWADDAGDRTDDHEFEVSTDDAREPYLEIQAFDVAEYGHEVLVNGEPLTGFDVPPNDGWQLWTDTVSGVDLRPGTNTLAVARDIDTDDAFAVGTVRVHWKEPVDGFRAKDPVDE